The Desulfuromonas sp. genome includes a region encoding these proteins:
- a CDS encoding tetratricopeptide repeat protein — MKEFEDLLREGREALETGDYRAATRALRQAAQQQPESAETHLMLGEALAEDGKVKEAIASFQKGRQLEPENLEVLFALGDAFFEGQRPEEALQVYRDILALDDRQADAWVSVGLVNFNQERVEQAMESFHKALQIEPDSIFAINSLGDACFALGRNEEALGHFRRVIELDPEDPQAYYNLTEMYYDADELEAAEEACREVLRLDPAFAFAYLTLGNICLDQERPEEALSSFQEFLVLERSPGSKEIRDEVAAVVEGLKAEV; from the coding sequence ATGAAGGAATTCGAGGATCTTTTGAGAGAGGGCCGGGAGGCCCTTGAAACAGGCGATTACCGGGCCGCCACCCGCGCCCTGAGGCAGGCCGCTCAGCAGCAGCCCGAGTCGGCCGAAACCCATCTCATGCTCGGCGAGGCCCTGGCCGAGGACGGCAAGGTCAAAGAGGCCATTGCATCTTTTCAGAAAGGCAGGCAACTCGAGCCGGAGAACCTGGAAGTGCTCTTCGCTCTGGGGGATGCCTTTTTCGAGGGGCAGAGACCGGAAGAGGCCCTGCAGGTCTACCGGGACATACTGGCCCTGGACGACAGGCAGGCCGATGCCTGGGTAAGCGTGGGTCTGGTCAATTTCAACCAGGAGCGGGTCGAGCAGGCCATGGAGTCCTTCCACAAGGCCCTGCAGATCGAGCCCGATTCGATCTTTGCCATCAACTCTTTGGGAGACGCCTGTTTCGCTCTCGGTCGCAACGAGGAGGCCCTCGGGCATTTCCGCCGGGTCATTGAACTCGATCCCGAGGATCCCCAGGCCTACTACAACCTGACGGAAATGTACTACGACGCGGATGAACTCGAAGCGGCCGAGGAGGCCTGCCGGGAGGTTCTGCGCCTCGATCCCGCCTTTGCCTTTGCCTACTTGACCCTGGGCAATATCTGCCTCGACCAGGAAAGGCCTGAAGAGGCTTTGAGCAGTTTTCAGGAGTTTTTGGTTCTGGAGCGCTCCCCCGGGTCCAAGGAGATCCGGGACGAGGTTGCCGCCGTCGTGGAGGGACTCAAGGCCGAGGTTTGA
- a CDS encoding PxxKW family cysteine-rich protein, with amino-acid sequence MQCQTVLSGTECTFWSKKGCTFEDNTCQTVIDECQGCDRIVEGSIGQVCSVAPSPERKWSAGLCNFATHKKIDIKTEEARVNPLKASKKAAKK; translated from the coding sequence ATGCAGTGTCAAACCGTTCTTTCCGGTACCGAGTGTACCTTCTGGTCTAAAAAAGGCTGCACCTTCGAGGACAACACCTGCCAGACCGTCATCGACGAATGTCAGGGATGCGACCGCATCGTCGAGGGATCCATCGGCCAGGTCTGTTCCGTGGCCCCCTCCCCCGAGAGGAAATGGTCCGCTGGACTGTGCAACTTCGCTACCCACAAGAAAATCGACATCAAGACCGAAGAGGCCCGGGTCAACCCCCTCAAAGCCTCCAAGAAGGCCGCCAAGAAGTAA
- a CDS encoding LysE family transporter, whose amino-acid sequence MNLMTIAGMSFLLGLSGAMMPGPLLTVTVTETVRRGMWAGPLLMAGHALLEGALVLLLFFGLADLVQDGSAFSVIALAGGGMLLWMGYGMLRSLPTLRLELVGEEGSGLHPLAAGAVVSLANPYFTLWWATVGMGYLAVAHKAGPAGVAVFYLFHILADFVWYTFVAGTVSFGRRFLSDRGYRILV is encoded by the coding sequence ATGAACCTGATGACCATTGCCGGGATGTCTTTCCTCCTGGGGCTGTCCGGCGCCATGATGCCCGGTCCTTTGTTGACGGTAACCGTGACAGAGACGGTGCGCCGGGGGATGTGGGCCGGGCCCCTGCTGATGGCGGGGCATGCTCTGCTTGAGGGAGCGTTGGTCCTGCTTTTGTTTTTCGGCCTGGCGGACCTTGTCCAGGACGGGTCTGCCTTCTCCGTCATCGCTCTGGCCGGGGGGGGGATGTTGCTGTGGATGGGCTACGGAATGCTGCGCAGCCTGCCGACCCTGCGCCTGGAACTGGTGGGCGAGGAGGGGAGCGGCCTGCACCCGTTGGCCGCCGGCGCAGTGGTGAGCCTTGCCAATCCCTATTTCACCCTCTGGTGGGCCACCGTCGGAATGGGGTACCTGGCCGTGGCCCACAAGGCGGGACCCGCCGGGGTGGCCGTCTTCTACCTGTTCCACATTCTGGCGGACTTCGTGTGGTATACTTTCGTCGCCGGAACGGTCAGTTTCGGCCGTCGATTTCTCAGCGACAGAGGCTACCGAATCCTGGTCTGA